A stretch of Alligator mississippiensis isolate rAllMis1 chromosome 14, rAllMis1, whole genome shotgun sequence DNA encodes these proteins:
- the KCNA2 gene encoding potassium voltage-gated channel subfamily A member 2 has translation MTVATGDPTDEAAALPGHPQDTYNPETDHECCERVVINISGLRFETQLKTLAQFPETLLGDPKKRMRYFDPLRNEYFFDRNRPSFDAILYYYQSGGRLRRPVNVPLDIFSEEIRFYELGEEAMEMFREDEGYIKEEERPLPENEFQRQVWLLFEYPESSGPARIIAIVSVMVILISIVSFCLETLPIFRDENEDMHGSGVSYHPYSNSTMGYQQSTSFTDPFFIVETLCIIWFSFEFLVRFFACPSKAGFFTNIMNIIDIVAIIPYFITLGTELAEKPEDGQQGQQAMSLAILRVIRLVRVFRIFKLSRHSKGLQILGQTLKASMRELGLLIFFLFIGVILFSSAVYFAEADESASQFPSIPDAFWWAVVSMTTVGYGDMVPTTIGGKIVGSLCAIAGVLTIALPVPVIVSNFNYFYHRETEGEEQAQYLQVTSCPKIPSSPDLKKSRSASTISKSDYMEIQEGVNNSNEDFREENLKTANCTLANTNYVNITKMLTDV, from the coding sequence ATGACAGTTGCTACTGGAGACCCCACGGATGAAGCGGCAGCTTTGCCCGGTCACCCTCAGGACACGTATAATCCCGAGACCGATCATGAGTGCTGTGAGAGGGTGGTCATTAACATCTCGGGGCTACGGTTTGAAACGCAACTCAAGACACTCGCTCAGTTTCCAGAGACCTTGCTAGGGGACCCTAAAAAGAGGATGAGATATTTTGATCCTCTCCGGAATGAGTATTTCTTTGACCGAAACAGACCCAGCTTTGATGCTATTTTGTACTACTACCAATCCGGTGGCAGGCTAAGAAGGCCTGTTAATGTGCCCTTAGACATCTTCTCTGAAGAGATCCGGTTTTACGAACTCGGGGAAGAAGCTATGGAGATGTTCCGGGAGGACGAAGGCTACATTAAAGAAGAAGAGAGGCCTCTTCCTGAGAATGAGTTTCAGAGACAAGTATGGCTGCTCTTTGAGTATCCTGAAAGTTCAGGACCTGCCAGGATTATCGCTATTGTCTCTGTCATGGTGATTTTAATTTCTATCGTGAGCTTTTGCCTGGAGACACTTCCCATTTTTCGGGATGAGAATGAAGACATGCATGGCAGCGGGGTGAGCTATCATCCCTACTCCAACAGCACCATGGGCTACCAGCAATCCACCTCATTCACAGACCCCTTCTTTATAGTAGAGACACTTTGCATCATTTGGTTCTCCTTCGAGTTTTTGGTGAGGTTTTTCGCCTGTCCCAGCAAGGCTGGGTTTTTTACCAACATCATGAACATTATTGACATTGTAGCCATCATTCCCTACTTCATCACCTTGGGGACCGAACTGGCTGAAAAACCAGAGGAtggccagcaaggccagcaggCAATGTCTCTGGCCATCCTTCGAGTTATCCGCTTGGTGAGGGTCTTCAGGATCTTCAAACTGTCCCGGCACTCCAAGGGGCTGCAGATCCTGGGGCAGACCCTCAAGGCCAGTATGAGGGAGCTGGGCCTCTTGATATTTTTCCTCTTCATCGGTGTCATCCTGTTCTCCAGCGCTGTCTACTTTGCAGAGGCTGATGAGAGCGCAtctcagttccccagcatcccagatgcattCTGGTGGGCAGTGGTTTCCATGACAACAGTTGGCTATGGAGACATGGTCCCCACGACCATCGGTGGTAAAATAGTGGGCTCCTTGTGTGCCATTGCAGGTGTATTAACGATTGCCTTACCAGTGCCGGTCATAGTGTCCAACTTCAACTACTTCTACCACCGTGAGACCGAGGGAGAGGAGCAAGCACAATACTTGCAAGTAACCAGCTGCCCAAAGATCCCTTCTTCCCCTGACCTAAAGAAAAGCAGAAGTGCCTCCACAATTAGTAAGTCGGATTATATGGAGATTCAGGAAGGTGTAAACAATAGCAATGAAGATTTTAGAGAGGAGAACTTGAAAACAGCCAATTGCACCCTAGCTAACACAAACTATGTTAATATCACCAAAATGTTAACCGATGTCTAG